A window of Juglans regia cultivar Chandler chromosome 7, Walnut 2.0, whole genome shotgun sequence contains these coding sequences:
- the LOC109001962 gene encoding oligouridylate-binding protein 1B isoform X1, with protein sequence MQQQRLKQQQQQALMQQALLQQQSLYHPGLLAPPQIEPIPSGNLPPGFDPSSCRSVYVGNIHTQVTEPLLQEVFASTGPVENCKLIRKEKSSYGFIHYFDRRSAALAILHLNGRHLFGQPIKVNWAYASGQREDTSGHFNIFVGDLSPEVTDATLFACFSVYPSCSDARVMWDQKTGRSRGFGFVSFRSQQDAQSAINDLTGKWLGSRQIRCNWATKGAASNEDKQSSDAKSVVELTNGSSEDGKETTNNDAPENNPQYTTVYVGNLAPEVTQLDLHRHFHALGAGVIEEVRVQRDKGFGFVRYSNHAEAALAIQIGNTPSYLCGKQIKCSWGSKPTPSGTTSNPLPPPAAAPLPGLSATDLLAYERQLAMSKMGGVHALMHPQGQHPLKQAAMGMGAAGASQAIYDGGFQNIAAAQQLMYYQ encoded by the exons ATGCAGCAACAGAGGctgaagcagcagcagcagcaggcTCTGATGCAGCAAGCTCTTCTTCAGCAACAGTCTCTCTACCACCCTGGCCTCTTAGCTCCTCCTCAG ATTGAGCCAATTCCAAGTGGAAACCTTCCTCCTGGTTTTGATCCAAGTTCTTGCCGCAGTGT ATATGTGGGAAACATCCACACCCAAGTAACAGAACCACTTCTCCAAGAAGTTTTTGCAAGTACCGGTCCCGTGGAAAACTGCAAGCTTATTAGAAAGGAAAAG TCATCCTATGGGTTTATCCACTACTTTGATCGCAGATCAGCTGCTCTTGCTATACTGCATCTGAACGGGAGGCATTT ATTTGGCCAGCCTATCAAAGTTAATTGGGCGTATGCTAGTGGCCAGAGGGAGGACACATCAG GTCACTTCAACATATTTGTGGGTGATCTCAGCCCTGAGGTTACAGATGCTACATTGTTTGCCTGCTTCTCTGTTTATCCTAGTTGTTC AGATGCAAGGGTTATGTGGGACCAGAAGACTGGGCGGTCAAGAGGGTTTGGATTTGTTTCTTTCCGGAGCCAACAG GATGCACAAAGTGCAATAAATGACTTAACTG GTAAGTGGCTTGGTAGTAGACAGATACGCTGTAATTGGGCAACAAAAGGGGCTGCATCCAATGAAGACAAGCAGAGCTCAGATGCCAAAAGTGTGGTAGAACTTACAAATGGCTCATCAG AAGATGGCAAAGAGACAACAAATAATGACGCTCCAGAGAATAACCCTCAGTATACCACTGTTTATGTGGGCAATCTTGCTCCAGAG GTCACTCAACTTGATCTCCATCGCCACTTCCATGCTCTTGGTGCTGGCGTAATTGAGGAGGTCCGGGTCCAGCGAGATAAAGGCTTTGGTTTTGTCAGATACAGTAATCATGCTGAGGCTGCACTGGCTATTCAGATTGGAAATACCCCGTCATATCTTTGTGGTAAACAAATTAAG TGCTCTTGGGGTAGCAAACCAACACCATCTGGAACAACTTCGAACCCACTCCCCCCGCCTGCAGCTGCACCTTTACCTGGCCTTTCTGCCACTGATCTTTTGGCCTATGAGCGACAACTAGCCATGAGCAAGATGGGTGGTGTTCATGCACTCATGCACCCTCAGGGGCAGCATCCTCTTAAGCAGGCAGCAATGGGAATGGGTGCGGCTGGAGCAAGCCAAGCTATATATGATGGTGGGTTCCAGAACATTGCTGCCGCCCAGCAGCTCATGTATTACCAGTAA
- the LOC109001961 gene encoding protein FLUORESCENT IN BLUE LIGHT, chloroplastic isoform X1, with translation MAVVLRCSCFFTSPNPRRSPPPVPLVRKSHTTGKMDSLSFKGGRFVLSPGETFDVPSEICHILPNLQCQGNIQLRTPTMAFIVSNALMLTTPFKALAETCEAENSVFNMNMPLLLFVALIGATVGGLLARQRRGELKRLNEQLRQINAALRRQAKIESYAPSLSYAPVGGRIMENEVIVDPKKQELISRLKTGKNFLRNQELEKAFMEFKTALELAQNIMDPTEEKKAARGLGASLQRQGKYREAIKYHSMVLAISEREGEDSGNTEAYGAIADCYTELGDLERAAKFYDKYISRLETD, from the exons ATGGCGGTTGTCCTCCGTTGCTCCTGCTTCTTCACTTCTCCGAACCCTCGCCGATCTCCACCGCCCGTTCCATTAGTCAGAAAATCACATACTACAG GGAAGATGGATTCTCTTTCATTTAAAGGGGGGAGGTTTGTGTTGTCCCCAGGAGAGACTTTTGATGTACCATCTGAGATTTGCCATATTTTGCCAAACTTACAATGTCAG GGGAACATACAGTTAAGGACCCCAACAATGGCATTTATTGTCAGTAATGCCTTGATGTTAACCACACCTTTTAAAGCTCTGGCAGAAACGTGTGAGGCTGAAAACTCTGTTTTCAACATGAATATGCCTTTACTGCTATTTGTGGCCCTTATAGGAGCCACTGTTGGAG GGTTGCTTGCTCGGCAAAGGAGAGGGGAATTGAAGCGGCTGAATGAACAGCTGCGCCAGATCAATGCAGCTCTAAGAAGGCAAGCTAAGATTGAGTCCTATGCTCCCAGCTTGAGTTATGCTCCTGTTGGTGGAAGAATAATGGAGAACGAAGTAATTGTTGATCCAAAGAAGCAAGAGTTGATTTCTCGATTGAAGACCGGAAAGAATTTTTTGAGGAATCAAGAACTGGAGAAAGCATTCATGGAGTTTAAAACAGCTCTTGAGCTTGCTCAGAACATAATGGATCCTactgaggagaagaaggctgCAAGAGGTTTAG GAGCCTCACTGCAAAGGCAGGGCAAGTACCGGGAAGCCATCAAATACCATTCCATGGTTTTGGCAATCTCTGAGCGAGAAGGGGAGGACTCAGGAAACACAGAAGCTTATGGAGCAATAGCTGACTGTTATACTGAACTCGGAGATCTTGAACGAGCAGCGAAATTTTATGACAAATATATTTCAAGGTTGGAAACAGATTGA
- the LOC109001962 gene encoding oligouridylate-binding protein 1B isoform X2: MQQQRLKQQQQQALMQQALLQQQSLYHPGLLAPPQIEPIPSGNLPPGFDPSSCRSVYVGNIHTQVTEPLLQEVFASTGPVENCKLIRKEKSSYGFIHYFDRRSAALAILHLNGRHLFGQPIKVNWAYASGQREDTSGHFNIFVGDLSPEVTDATLFACFSVYPSCSDARVMWDQKTGRSRGFGFVSFRSQQDAQSAINDLTGKWLGSRQIRCNWATKGAASNEDKQSSDAKSVVELTNGSSDGKETTNNDAPENNPQYTTVYVGNLAPEVTQLDLHRHFHALGAGVIEEVRVQRDKGFGFVRYSNHAEAALAIQIGNTPSYLCGKQIKCSWGSKPTPSGTTSNPLPPPAAAPLPGLSATDLLAYERQLAMSKMGGVHALMHPQGQHPLKQAAMGMGAAGASQAIYDGGFQNIAAAQQLMYYQ, from the exons ATGCAGCAACAGAGGctgaagcagcagcagcagcaggcTCTGATGCAGCAAGCTCTTCTTCAGCAACAGTCTCTCTACCACCCTGGCCTCTTAGCTCCTCCTCAG ATTGAGCCAATTCCAAGTGGAAACCTTCCTCCTGGTTTTGATCCAAGTTCTTGCCGCAGTGT ATATGTGGGAAACATCCACACCCAAGTAACAGAACCACTTCTCCAAGAAGTTTTTGCAAGTACCGGTCCCGTGGAAAACTGCAAGCTTATTAGAAAGGAAAAG TCATCCTATGGGTTTATCCACTACTTTGATCGCAGATCAGCTGCTCTTGCTATACTGCATCTGAACGGGAGGCATTT ATTTGGCCAGCCTATCAAAGTTAATTGGGCGTATGCTAGTGGCCAGAGGGAGGACACATCAG GTCACTTCAACATATTTGTGGGTGATCTCAGCCCTGAGGTTACAGATGCTACATTGTTTGCCTGCTTCTCTGTTTATCCTAGTTGTTC AGATGCAAGGGTTATGTGGGACCAGAAGACTGGGCGGTCAAGAGGGTTTGGATTTGTTTCTTTCCGGAGCCAACAG GATGCACAAAGTGCAATAAATGACTTAACTG GTAAGTGGCTTGGTAGTAGACAGATACGCTGTAATTGGGCAACAAAAGGGGCTGCATCCAATGAAGACAAGCAGAGCTCAGATGCCAAAAGTGTGGTAGAACTTACAAATGGCTCATCAG ATGGCAAAGAGACAACAAATAATGACGCTCCAGAGAATAACCCTCAGTATACCACTGTTTATGTGGGCAATCTTGCTCCAGAG GTCACTCAACTTGATCTCCATCGCCACTTCCATGCTCTTGGTGCTGGCGTAATTGAGGAGGTCCGGGTCCAGCGAGATAAAGGCTTTGGTTTTGTCAGATACAGTAATCATGCTGAGGCTGCACTGGCTATTCAGATTGGAAATACCCCGTCATATCTTTGTGGTAAACAAATTAAG TGCTCTTGGGGTAGCAAACCAACACCATCTGGAACAACTTCGAACCCACTCCCCCCGCCTGCAGCTGCACCTTTACCTGGCCTTTCTGCCACTGATCTTTTGGCCTATGAGCGACAACTAGCCATGAGCAAGATGGGTGGTGTTCATGCACTCATGCACCCTCAGGGGCAGCATCCTCTTAAGCAGGCAGCAATGGGAATGGGTGCGGCTGGAGCAAGCCAAGCTATATATGATGGTGGGTTCCAGAACATTGCTGCCGCCCAGCAGCTCATGTATTACCAGTAA
- the LOC109001961 gene encoding protein FLUORESCENT IN BLUE LIGHT, chloroplastic isoform X2, translating to MSGMMGNIQLRTPTMAFIVSNALMLTTPFKALAETCEAENSVFNMNMPLLLFVALIGATVGGLLARQRRGELKRLNEQLRQINAALRRQAKIESYAPSLSYAPVGGRIMENEVIVDPKKQELISRLKTGKNFLRNQELEKAFMEFKTALELAQNIMDPTEEKKAARGLGASLQRQGKYREAIKYHSMVLAISEREGEDSGNTEAYGAIADCYTELGDLERAAKFYDKYISRLETD from the exons ATGTCAGGTATGATG GGGAACATACAGTTAAGGACCCCAACAATGGCATTTATTGTCAGTAATGCCTTGATGTTAACCACACCTTTTAAAGCTCTGGCAGAAACGTGTGAGGCTGAAAACTCTGTTTTCAACATGAATATGCCTTTACTGCTATTTGTGGCCCTTATAGGAGCCACTGTTGGAG GGTTGCTTGCTCGGCAAAGGAGAGGGGAATTGAAGCGGCTGAATGAACAGCTGCGCCAGATCAATGCAGCTCTAAGAAGGCAAGCTAAGATTGAGTCCTATGCTCCCAGCTTGAGTTATGCTCCTGTTGGTGGAAGAATAATGGAGAACGAAGTAATTGTTGATCCAAAGAAGCAAGAGTTGATTTCTCGATTGAAGACCGGAAAGAATTTTTTGAGGAATCAAGAACTGGAGAAAGCATTCATGGAGTTTAAAACAGCTCTTGAGCTTGCTCAGAACATAATGGATCCTactgaggagaagaaggctgCAAGAGGTTTAG GAGCCTCACTGCAAAGGCAGGGCAAGTACCGGGAAGCCATCAAATACCATTCCATGGTTTTGGCAATCTCTGAGCGAGAAGGGGAGGACTCAGGAAACACAGAAGCTTATGGAGCAATAGCTGACTGTTATACTGAACTCGGAGATCTTGAACGAGCAGCGAAATTTTATGACAAATATATTTCAAGGTTGGAAACAGATTGA